In Desulfolutivibrio sulfodismutans DSM 3696, the following are encoded in one genomic region:
- a CDS encoding transposase family protein produces the protein MKDTDLYSRILGLLEPWFVEAVESNTVDGRVHIRVEHGSGVPWAESKGRFTVLMERLIIDLLTECATLTGARRIMRIPRGDAWGVMERAVRRAGNANTRTPRDILARLQEPGALQGRHPLLLRRPGPLPGQFVTGATHGKPGRVVTVFVWRVMSIC, from the coding sequence ATGAAGGACACGGACCTGTATTCGCGGATTCTTGGCTTGCTCGAACCTTGGTTTGTCGAGGCTGTCGAATCGAACACGGTTGATGGTCGGGTGCACATCCGCGTCGAACATGGATCCGGGGTGCCCTGGGCCGAGTCCAAGGGACGTTTCACCGTGTTGATGGAGCGGTTGATTATCGACCTGTTGACCGAGTGCGCCACGCTGACCGGAGCGCGTCGCATCATGCGCATTCCCCGGGGCGACGCCTGGGGCGTCATGGAGAGGGCTGTGCGTAGGGCCGGGAACGCAAACACTCGAACCCCTCGCGATATCTTGGCGCGGCTACAGGAACCGGGAGCACTTCAAGGCCGCCATCCCCTTCTTCTGCGGCGGCCTGGACCTTTACCCGGCCAGTTCGTGACAGGGGCGACCCACGGAAAACCCGGAAGAGTCGTAACCGTTTTTGTCTGGAGGGTGATGAGTATATGTTAA
- a CDS encoding DegT/DnrJ/EryC1/StrS family aminotransferase, producing the protein MLKITSTADFVLFLKSYCNFSFIKINHGFWEAIGDVYSDVGRPVPPDRYTEADLIAGRPYFFEGGFVDDFLSLMKDAILDFDATLFCGFELSAWPNDNKIIGTPFAPSRSLSVVQEYSSLCKNRVDGLILKKAVMDGSILEIFKAIRDMFVILVGPIYIKPLIKAAKFSNAAFIPIHAKEARRNRNEVEDKICDYIDQQSDKEICVLIQAGTLAPYWILRLRKRYPKVRWIDGGLAFSIASPDDLLKRPWGKVYRQEILTTYAKLEGVTSLPLRNLRPDIAEKFNAFTCEKSASRPVDFVENKHVDLNRAAQFLEVSRTRNRWANRGPVWDLLSLAYKHFFNLPNSHVVVPCSNGGIALAALAALHGAKLGRPARWVVSAFGFYNTINGCFADAKVIDCDSKGMLSLEDLDSLDKDTYDGFIVTNPYGLADNFHEYTSFAQKYKKIFLLDNASGVKQDLPDVSYQAFSLHQTKPFGLGEGGLAVLPADEQALFLKLIEYSPLEPLMRPFWVANGKISDIACATLLARLENSPEWGPLYQMQSIRITQKALRVGLTSLFPSQQNVIATSLPFLSSRKIDVKELQNDYFVIGKFYKPLAPLKNVSHIYDRLINIPSHPDMKNVETDILCDVLKKLAS; encoded by the coding sequence ATGTTAAAAATCACATCAACTGCTGATTTTGTTTTATTTTTAAAGTCTTATTGTAATTTTTCCTTCATTAAAATCAATCATGGATTCTGGGAGGCAATTGGGGATGTGTATTCAGATGTTGGGCGCCCAGTACCTCCTGACAGATATACAGAAGCAGACCTGATTGCAGGCCGTCCTTATTTTTTTGAGGGGGGATTTGTTGATGATTTTTTGAGCTTGATGAAAGATGCAATTTTAGACTTTGATGCCACTTTGTTTTGCGGTTTTGAATTAAGTGCATGGCCAAACGATAATAAAATTATTGGCACTCCTTTTGCCCCTTCCAGGTCACTTTCTGTTGTTCAAGAATATTCAAGTTTATGCAAAAATAGGGTTGATGGCCTCATTCTTAAAAAAGCCGTAATGGATGGCAGTATTTTAGAAATATTTAAGGCTATTCGTGACATGTTTGTAATACTTGTTGGGCCTATTTATATAAAACCACTTATTAAGGCCGCAAAATTTAGCAACGCAGCATTTATTCCTATCCATGCGAAGGAAGCTAGGCGTAACCGTAATGAAGTAGAAGATAAAATTTGTGACTATATCGATCAGCAAAGTGACAAAGAAATTTGTGTTCTCATACAGGCCGGAACACTTGCCCCATATTGGATTTTACGTTTGCGAAAACGTTATCCTAAGGTACGATGGATAGACGGGGGTCTTGCTTTCAGCATCGCCTCTCCAGACGATTTGCTCAAACGTCCTTGGGGAAAGGTGTACCGCCAAGAAATCCTTACAACATATGCGAAACTGGAAGGTGTTACTTCGCTCCCTCTTCGAAATCTAAGGCCGGATATCGCCGAAAAATTCAATGCCTTTACTTGTGAAAAATCTGCTTCGAGGCCAGTCGACTTTGTAGAAAACAAGCATGTAGATCTCAATCGGGCTGCTCAGTTCCTAGAAGTTTCACGCACGCGGAATCGTTGGGCAAATCGTGGTCCGGTTTGGGACCTTCTCAGTTTAGCCTACAAACATTTTTTTAACTTGCCGAACAGCCATGTTGTGGTTCCCTGTTCCAACGGTGGCATAGCTCTCGCTGCATTGGCGGCATTGCACGGCGCTAAATTGGGGCGACCGGCGCGCTGGGTAGTTAGCGCATTTGGGTTTTACAATACCATCAACGGTTGTTTTGCCGATGCCAAGGTGATCGACTGTGATTCAAAGGGAATGCTATCGCTTGAAGATCTTGACTCCTTAGACAAAGATACATATGACGGGTTTATTGTAACAAATCCATATGGTTTAGCTGACAATTTTCATGAGTATACTTCTTTTGCCCAAAAATACAAGAAGATTTTCTTGCTTGATAATGCTTCTGGAGTAAAACAAGATCTTCCTGATGTTTCGTATCAAGCTTTCAGTCTGCATCAGACAAAACCGTTCGGTCTTGGAGAGGGCGGACTTGCTGTGCTCCCCGCAGATGAACAAGCGCTATTTTTAAAACTTATAGAATATTCACCTCTGGAACCACTCATGAGGCCTTTTTGGGTTGCTAATGGGAAAATTTCTGACATTGCGTGTGCAACTCTGTTGGCACGTTTAGAAAATTCACCTGAGTGGGGGCCTCTCTATCAAATGCAAAGCATTCGCATTACCCAAAAAGCATTACGCGTAGGCCTGACTTCTTTATTTCCTAGCCAACAAAATGTCATCGCCACCTCATTGCCGTTTCTAAGTTCTCGAAAAATCGATGTAAAAGAGTTGCAAAATGATTATTTTGTTATTGGAAAATTCTATAAGCCGTTGGCTCCTTTGAAAAATGTCTCACATATATATGACAGGCTTATCAATATACCTTCGCATCCCGACATGAAAAACGTTGAGACGGATATCCTTTGCGATGTCTTAAAAAAACTAGCCAGCTAG
- a CDS encoding class I SAM-dependent methyltransferase yields MHWCNVDTSASFTQAEALRQVGKTVLGEPVGVEQIEILVENIVTKLELSFADRVIDCGCGNGLVTSRVGIKVQNILGIDFSQSLLDVAQANYSVENIRYVKDDLTDLASSSIQKNYYNKAFSCEVLQHLEFDSACLFLNKLTRLLTPGFKIFICGVPDRSKLHKFYNTPERWKLYCRNAQRNLDQIGYWWGKEELIRLATLTNLKATFFSQPNVLYTAHYRFDILLEAR; encoded by the coding sequence TTGCACTGGTGCAATGTCGATACTTCAGCTTCTTTTACACAAGCAGAAGCGTTGCGCCAAGTTGGAAAAACTGTACTCGGTGAGCCTGTTGGTGTGGAACAGATTGAAATTCTCGTTGAAAATATTGTTACCAAATTGGAACTTTCTTTTGCAGATCGCGTTATAGATTGTGGATGTGGCAATGGGCTTGTGACGTCGCGCGTGGGGATAAAAGTTCAAAATATTTTAGGCATTGATTTTAGTCAGTCTTTGTTGGATGTGGCGCAGGCTAATTATTCTGTCGAAAACATCCGATATGTGAAAGACGATCTTACAGATTTAGCAAGCTCTTCTATACAGAAAAATTATTACAACAAAGCATTCTCTTGTGAAGTTTTGCAGCATCTCGAGTTCGATTCGGCATGTTTATTTTTAAACAAGCTCACGAGACTGCTTACACCAGGATTTAAAATATTTATTTGTGGAGTTCCTGATCGTAGCAAGTTACACAAATTTTATAATACTCCTGAACGTTGGAAGCTGTATTGTCGCAACGCACAACGAAATCTCGACCAAATTGGGTACTGGTGGGGAAAAGAGGAATTGATTCGTTTGGCCACCTTAACTAATTTGAAAGCAACTTTTTTCTCACAACCTAATGTCTTATATACGGCCCATTATCGATTTGATATTCTTTTGGAGGCCCGATGA
- a CDS encoding sulfotransferase family protein, with product MSDFAHLDFRSPIFLLGMPRSGTTWLSQIFESSPECLVRLSPNYSFPLKNRLTKDSCLEQWQEVLRLAAVSTDEFLTQNWRRETGELTYFPDALTRDPLRMAIKDTRYHDVYLSGMELMPQAKAIIIVRHPAAALWSWRSCKEFPRCANFTQEWRTGLCKKSGVGEYWGFDDWKKLTNLYVQLEMEYPERYKIIRYENLVNNIQNEVADLFSFSGLHLSRQTILFLQESQSRHDSRPYSVYKTKQVSNAWKENFPKHIFSEISNELVGSVLERFIL from the coding sequence ATGAGTGATTTTGCTCATTTAGATTTTCGTTCACCAATTTTCCTTCTCGGAATGCCACGTTCGGGGACGACATGGTTGTCGCAAATTTTTGAAAGCTCCCCAGAGTGTCTTGTTCGTTTATCTCCAAACTACTCCTTTCCTCTAAAGAATAGACTTACGAAAGACTCTTGTTTGGAACAGTGGCAAGAGGTTTTGAGGCTGGCCGCTGTGAGCACTGACGAATTTCTAACCCAGAATTGGAGACGTGAAACGGGTGAGTTGACATATTTTCCTGATGCGCTGACTCGTGACCCTCTACGCATGGCGATAAAAGACACACGTTATCATGATGTTTATTTGTCAGGCATGGAATTGATGCCTCAGGCAAAAGCTATTATTATTGTACGGCATCCCGCAGCTGCGTTGTGGAGTTGGCGATCCTGTAAAGAGTTTCCTCGTTGTGCAAATTTTACTCAGGAATGGCGCACTGGTTTATGCAAAAAGTCTGGTGTTGGTGAGTACTGGGGTTTTGATGACTGGAAAAAGTTAACCAATTTATATGTTCAATTAGAAATGGAATATCCTGAGCGCTACAAAATAATTAGGTATGAAAATTTAGTAAATAACATACAAAATGAAGTTGCGGATTTATTTTCTTTTTCTGGTTTGCATCTGTCTAGACAGACGATATTGTTTTTGCAAGAAAGTCAATCTCGGCATGACTCTAGGCCTTATTCAGTATACAAAACAAAACAGGTATCCAATGCTTGGAAAGAAAATTTCCCTAAACACATTTTTTCTGAGATCTCTAATGAGCTTGTAGGTAGTGTTTTAGAGAGATTTATCTTATGA